Proteins encoded together in one Bradyrhizobium sp. PSBB068 window:
- a CDS encoding MFS transporter → MAHGTPTASGHGQAKPGEIAIGVIIGRTSEFFDFFVYAIASVIVFPKLVFPFVNELTGTLYSFGIFALAFAARPLGTVIFMAVDRRHGKGAKLVIALFLLGTSTVAIAFLPGYDTIGVAAIWLLAAARVLQGIAWGGAWDGLASLLAMNSPPNKRGWYAMVPQLGAPLGLIVASALFAFFAGNLSADDFFDWGWRYPFFVAFAINVVALFARLRMVATDEYSELFESRDLEPARVGETVAQEGRHILLGAFAPLASFALFHMVTVFPLSWVFLFTRESPVRFLIIEMIGAMVGVVAIVASGMIADRVGRKPLLLGSAVAIAVYSGFAPQLLDAGAFGETVYMVLGFVLLGLSFGQSSGAIASSFARNYRYTASALTSDFAWLFGAGFAPLAALLLATHFGLISAGAYLLSGAVWTLLALWLSGLREAEVN, encoded by the coding sequence ATGGCTCACGGCACCCCGACCGCGTCAGGTCACGGGCAGGCGAAACCCGGCGAAATCGCCATCGGCGTCATCATCGGGCGCACCTCGGAATTCTTCGATTTCTTCGTCTATGCGATCGCCTCGGTGATCGTGTTCCCGAAGCTGGTGTTCCCGTTCGTCAACGAACTGACCGGCACGCTCTATTCATTCGGCATCTTCGCGTTGGCGTTCGCCGCGCGGCCGCTCGGCACCGTGATCTTCATGGCGGTCGACCGCCGCCACGGCAAGGGCGCCAAGCTCGTCATCGCGCTGTTCCTGCTCGGTACCTCGACGGTGGCGATCGCCTTCCTGCCCGGCTACGACACGATCGGCGTCGCGGCGATTTGGCTGCTTGCCGCCGCGCGCGTCCTGCAGGGCATCGCCTGGGGCGGCGCGTGGGATGGCCTCGCCTCGTTGCTCGCGATGAACTCGCCGCCGAACAAGCGCGGCTGGTACGCGATGGTGCCGCAGCTCGGCGCGCCGCTCGGGCTGATCGTCGCGAGCGCGCTGTTCGCGTTCTTCGCCGGCAACCTCTCGGCGGATGATTTCTTCGATTGGGGCTGGCGCTATCCGTTCTTCGTCGCCTTCGCCATCAACGTGGTGGCGCTGTTCGCGCGGCTGCGCATGGTGGCGACCGATGAATATTCCGAGCTGTTCGAAAGCCGCGACCTGGAGCCGGCGCGCGTCGGCGAGACCGTCGCGCAGGAAGGCCGTCACATCCTGCTCGGCGCCTTCGCGCCGCTGGCGAGCTTTGCCCTGTTCCACATGGTCACGGTGTTTCCGCTGTCCTGGGTGTTCCTGTTCACCAGGGAAAGCCCGGTGCGCTTCCTGATCATCGAGATGATCGGCGCCATGGTCGGCGTCGTTGCGATCGTCGCTTCCGGCATGATCGCCGACCGCGTCGGACGCAAGCCGCTGCTGCTTGGCTCGGCGGTCGCGATTGCGGTCTATAGCGGTTTTGCGCCGCAACTGCTCGACGCCGGTGCGTTCGGCGAAACGGTGTACATGGTGCTCGGCTTCGTGCTGCTCGGCCTGTCGTTCGGCCAGTCGTCGGGCGCGATCGCCTCGAGCTTCGCGCGCAACTATCGCTACACCGCCTCGGCGTTGACCTCGGATTTCGCCTGGCTGTTCGGCGCCGGCTTCGCGCCGCTCGCAGCGCTGCTGCTCGCCACCCATTTCGGCCTGATCTCGGCCGGCGCCTATCTGCTGTCCGGCGCGGTGTGGACGCTGCTGGCGCTGTGGCTGAGCGGCCTGCGCGAAGCCGAAGTCAATTGA
- a CDS encoding transporter, with the protein MFRNRLGAVARLAGLACMLLAALTAAAATTAARADGCPRSSDEIATDRPDVTNSSIVVPVGSLQSENGVNATGRSAGRSVDGSNSRWRLGIAPCLEVLVDLPSWSGSVKSPGVSGFSDVAPGIKWQISPLPGKIALSITAGVALPTGATTIVGRGAQPYIQLPWSWELHDGWGVSGMFTEFFHPAELTGRQVSEATFVIEKKLTERISMFTEYVGDYPGGARPTQLINSGGVYRITPTQQLDLHVAFGLNRNSPNYIVGLGYSFRVDGLFR; encoded by the coding sequence GTGTTTCGCAATCGGCTCGGCGCCGTCGCTCGACTTGCCGGACTCGCGTGCATGCTGCTCGCTGCGCTCACAGCCGCAGCAGCCACCACCGCCGCGCGCGCGGACGGCTGCCCCAGGTCGAGCGACGAAATTGCGACCGACCGGCCCGACGTCACCAATTCAAGTATCGTCGTGCCGGTCGGGAGCCTGCAGAGCGAGAACGGCGTCAATGCCACCGGCCGCTCCGCCGGCCGCAGCGTCGACGGCAGCAACAGCCGCTGGCGGCTCGGGATCGCGCCCTGCCTCGAGGTGCTGGTCGACCTGCCGAGCTGGTCCGGCAGCGTGAAATCGCCCGGCGTATCGGGCTTTTCCGACGTCGCGCCCGGCATCAAATGGCAGATCAGCCCGCTGCCGGGGAAGATCGCCCTGTCGATCACCGCCGGCGTCGCGCTGCCAACCGGCGCGACTACGATCGTCGGTCGTGGCGCGCAGCCCTACATCCAGCTGCCATGGTCATGGGAGCTGCATGACGGCTGGGGCGTCAGCGGCATGTTCACGGAATTCTTCCACCCTGCCGAGCTGACCGGCCGGCAGGTGTCGGAAGCGACCTTCGTGATCGAGAAGAAGCTGACCGAGCGGATCAGCATGTTCACCGAATATGTCGGCGACTATCCGGGCGGCGCGCGGCCGACCCAGCTGATCAATTCCGGCGGCGTCTACCGGATCACGCCGACCCAGCAGCTCGATCTTCATGTCGCGTTCGGGCTCAACCGCAACTCACCGAACTACATTGTCGGCCTCGGCTATTCGTTCCGCGTCGACGGATTGTTCCGGTAA
- a CDS encoding c-type cytochrome, which yields MTIRSIAGALAPRHAKTAAMAAIAILLALNSARAAGDAARGATLYQGCGDCHSIEKNDVGPMHKGVVGRLAGSVAGYNYSPALKNSKIVWTEANLDKWLTGPDAMVPGTKMFYEVQDPRDRADIIAFLKEKAK from the coding sequence ATGACCATCCGTTCGATCGCAGGCGCGCTGGCGCCGCGGCACGCCAAAACCGCCGCGATGGCGGCGATCGCGATCCTGCTCGCCCTGAACAGCGCCCGTGCGGCGGGAGATGCCGCGCGCGGCGCCACGCTGTATCAGGGCTGCGGCGATTGCCATTCGATCGAGAAGAACGACGTCGGACCGATGCACAAGGGTGTCGTCGGCCGGCTTGCCGGATCGGTCGCAGGCTACAATTACTCGCCTGCGTTGAAGAACTCGAAGATCGTGTGGACCGAGGCCAATCTCGACAAATGGCTGACCGGTCCCGATGCGATGGTTCCGGGCACCAAGATGTTCTACGAGGTTCAGGATCCGAGGGATCGGGCCGACATCATCGCCTTCCTCAAGGAGAAGGCGAAGTAG